TCCATCGAAGCGACCGTATGTCCAGATTCGATCGCGCATCTGTCCCCCTAGCAGCTGCCAGACCGGTGCGTCAAATGCTTTGCCTTTGATGTCCCAGAGAGCGATTTCTATCCCACTGATCGCTGCCATCTGAATCACACCACCCCGGACATTGTGATAGAGGTGATAGAGCCGCTGCCAGTGTTCCTCAATCCGAAACGGATCCTTACCGATCAACGTCGCTCCAATCTCTTCGACAACGTTTGCAACAGACAAGGGACCGCATGTTGACTCACCCCACCCAATGATACCTTCATCCGTCGAAATTTTGACATAGACGTAGTTACTTCGTCCACCTCGCCTATTGGATACCGGTGAAGCACTAGGGATTGCTTCAACGCTTGTGATTTTCATTCGATAACTCTCCTTGTATGGAATCTTTCTAATTCGTTCGCTTCTTCACGTCAGTTGTAACCAGCGGTCATCTACCTCTTCAAAGCGTCCGTGTAATGCCTGAACGGTTTCCGCCGAAATCGGTAACTGTCGCGTCACCATTTCGATGTTCGATGACAGATGCGAGGGATTGTGAGTTCCTACGATGATCGTATCGACTTCGGGTTGGGCAAGCACAAATCCTAATGCCAGCAGGATAGGATCTTCAGGTGCCTGTGGCAGCGGTCCCATTCCCGCCATAATCTGTGCCCGCCGAAAGTATTCATCCGCATACGAGTAAGGGCTATGCGCTTTGCCCCACGCTCCATTGGCAACAGGACGCTTGATGATAACCCCCATCCCCTGTGCCTCCGCTGCTTCAAACAATCCCTTGGTGCGAGCATGCTGCTCCACAAGATTAAAGCTAGTTTGAAGTGTGTCAAACAGTCCACTGTCTACCGCCCAACGGGCAGCCGCATTGTCTCCGCTGTAGCCGATAAAACGGGTTTTGCCGGCATCCCTTGCCTGAACCAGTGCTTCGATAACCTCGCCGTGTTCCAGTATATCCACATCACAGGAATGGAGTTGGACGATGTCTAGGTGATCTGTCTGCAGTCGATGCAAACTCCGGTCAATACTCTCGGAGACCGCCGGTCCAGTCCACGATTCATGTTCCGTCCACGGTGTGCCCCTGTCGCCGTCATCGGTAGTGTGACCACACTTCGTCGCTAAGATATATTCCTCTCGCCGGTGAGCAACGGTCGCACCGATTATCTCCTCGGTTCTGCCGTAGCAGGCAGCAGTGTCGAGGAAATTAATGCCGCCATCAAGTGCAGCGTTCAGCACCCGGTCAGCCTCCGCAACGATCTTGGATCTTTCTTGACGCGAAATCTCCGCAAGTCCTAGACCGAGGCGCGTGATTTTGAGACCTGTTTTGCCAAAATCTGTCGTTTCCATATCGTGCCTCCTGTGCTTCAACGTATAGAACCTAGCTGCCTACCAAGTCAAAACTGATGGAGGTTTCTTTCATCGTCAGCTAACTAAAACCCCGCTTGTTTGTCGCACACATAGATGAACGGTTCGCCCGCGAGAAAACGCCGGAGGTTCTCCTTGAAAATCTGCCTCCGTCCTTCCCACATTTCAGCGGTCAACGCTGAAGCGTGAGGCGATAGGATGACATTTTCCATGTCCCA
This is a stretch of genomic DNA from Candidatus Poribacteria bacterium. It encodes these proteins:
- a CDS encoding aldo/keto reductase gives rise to the protein METTDFGKTGLKITRLGLGLAEISRQERSKIVAEADRVLNAALDGGINFLDTAACYGRTEEIIGATVAHRREEYILATKCGHTTDDGDRGTPWTEHESWTGPAVSESIDRSLHRLQTDHLDIVQLHSCDVDILEHGEVIEALVQARDAGKTRFIGYSGDNAAARWAVDSGLFDTLQTSFNLVEQHARTKGLFEAAEAQGMGVIIKRPVANGAWGKAHSPYSYADEYFRRAQIMAGMGPLPQAPEDPILLALGFVLAQPEVDTIIVGTHNPSHLSSNIEMVTRQLPISAETVQALHGRFEEVDDRWLQLT
- a CDS encoding D-galactonate dehydratase, with amino-acid sequence MKITSVEAIPSASPVSNRRGGRSNYVYVKISTDEGIIGWGESTCGPLSVANVVEEIGATLIGKDPFRIEEHWQRLYHLYHNVRGGVIQMAAISGIEIALWDIKGKAFDAPVWQLLGGQMRDRIWTYGRFDG